The Pseudomonas azadiae genome contains a region encoding:
- the colR gene encoding two-component system response regulator ColR, which yields MRILLVEDNRDILANLADYLGLKGYTVDCAQDGLSGLHLAATEHYDLIVLDIMLPGIDGYTLCKRLREDARRDTPVIMLTARDQLDDRLQGFKSGADDYLLKPFALSELAARIEAVLRRAQGGGRRALQVADLSYDLDTLEVTREGRLLKLNPVGLKLLAVLMQKSPHVLRREILEEALWGDDCPDSDSLRSHVHQLRQVIDKPFAKPLLQTVHGVGYRLAEGRDGV from the coding sequence ATGCGAATTTTATTGGTTGAAGACAACCGCGATATTCTGGCCAACCTGGCCGATTACCTGGGGTTGAAGGGTTATACCGTGGACTGTGCGCAGGACGGTTTGTCGGGCTTGCACCTGGCTGCCACCGAGCATTACGACTTGATCGTGCTCGACATCATGCTCCCCGGCATTGATGGCTACACCCTGTGCAAACGGCTGCGCGAAGATGCGCGGCGCGACACGCCAGTGATCATGCTGACTGCCCGTGACCAACTGGATGACCGGCTGCAGGGCTTCAAGTCCGGCGCCGATGATTACCTGCTCAAGCCGTTTGCCCTGTCGGAGCTGGCCGCGCGCATCGAAGCCGTGCTGCGCCGTGCCCAGGGTGGCGGACGTCGCGCCCTGCAAGTCGCCGACCTGAGCTACGACCTCGATACCCTGGAAGTGACCCGCGAAGGCCGCCTGCTCAAGCTCAACCCGGTCGGCCTGAAGCTGTTGGCGGTGCTGATGCAGAAGAGCCCGCATGTACTGCGCCGCGAGATTCTTGAAGAAGCGTTGTGGGGCGACGACTGCCCGGACAGCGACAGTCTCCGCAGCCATGTTCACCAACTGCGCCAAGTGATCGATAAACCGTTCGCCAAGCCGTTGCTGCAAACGGTGCACGGCGTCGGTTATCGCCTGGCCGAGGGTCGAGATGGAGTTTAA